atcgagATTCGAATCGGTCATAAACATTTTGTTATTAATGGCATTCCATCCTCACCCCAGAAATGGTCTGATTGTCAATCGATGGTATCAAAGCAACAATTTGCTGTTGGAAATATGGTCGGATATTCCAAACGAATTAAAAGTTCACGTTTCGGAAGTCTTTCTGTGCGAAGAGTTCCATTACTTCTGGCGTTTGAAACCAAGAGAATTCTCTAGTTATTACGGTCGtgatatgacattttttgtagaatttctAACGCTTAACAAATCCCATAATGAGTACAATGAAAGGCTATGGCGAGATAATTGGCATAAATTGGCATTACGTACGAAGCCttcgtgttttgaacatttgatGAGATTGTGTCTATCGAATAACGACGAcatcgagattttcaaaaaccgttTTAGGGAGTTCAACGATCTTTTCAGGTTGTTGATGCAGGAAGGATTTTATTCGGACTTGAAAGATTATTTGATATTGTGTTCGAAGGATGTAGAACAGTTTCAACAGCTGGGTGAAAAAGTGATCGGTTCGAATTTAGATGTTGTTTTACTCCACGATGACGATAAATTCGCTAAATTCGACTGGTTCGTCGACCAATTAGTATTTTCGAACGTGAAAAAGGATGCGGATGACTTCAAATTGCAGCTGATCTCGTCATTTAAAGGTTTACAAGGTTTGATCATAACGCATCATGCCTGCGGAAGTCCTTCGGATTATTTCAGTACAGCAGTGAACCGATTTATTGATGCCAATGAAGAGGAGTTGAATCTAGTGAAACTTAAATTATCAGCATTTTGTCGTTGTTATCCAATTGACAGCGAATGGAAGGAGTACTCTTGGCTAGAATTTGTCAAATGGTGTATTACCAATGGACCGCAAATTTCAGTCTCCAGGCAGTCTATAAATATTGACGTGACTTTCGATATAGGCATACGTTGTCACCTGCATCGTGTGGGTTGTGACCACTTAGAATTTCTAGACCGATTGCTGAAGTGGTATTTTGCAAACGACGAAGGcaagagaaatttcaaattggataaaataaaaaaccaccAACAATTTCCTCTTTTGAGTTATAGAATGACGAGTGATTACGATTTgttgaaatggttttttgaaGGTGATAACGAAAATTTACGTACATTTTGCGAAACTATTTGTTATTGCCCGCATTATTGTTTTATGCGTAACAAACTGGCTCGTTAGCGACTATTCCCCATTCCAATAAAAATCTAGCCTAGTGGTCTATGTCTAGTCTACCTATGTGTTCTTCATTGAGTAATCTACGTTATTGAAGTTGttcgttttataattttattttgttgtgtagatggttttgtaattttgtaattttccaatttatgtAATTATATAATTGAGATGCTTTAGTTCGAGTTTCGTTTTGCTTTAGGGTGCCGGCAAGGCAAGCCTATGGCCTCACCTATGctaataaaaatacatcaaagatATATTACATGTAGTCCGGGgccccgcataaggatcaattgcaccccccccccccaaaacagtgggacctgagcaggatttaggaggaaaaaagtcaaattgacaGATGCACCTGAAACCACTgttttctacttgaaaatatACTTTAGAGTAACACATACAATCATTAAAAACTCGCCCCACCCACTTTTCCTGAAATTACAGATAGAGGAACTTCAATGTTCTAGGAATGTGAAAAATGGTGAAGGTAATGTTGATAAGTGCGCGGTGTTGTACATTTCAAGTTTGCGAGAGTTAAATAGTAGGtaggaaaattctgaaacatgGAAATGAAAGCTGAAGGGATGTAGCTTCTattaatgtacttaattttgtatttacaattatttttatttataatgtaAAAGCTGTtgaagttggagaaaaa
This region of Planococcus citri chromosome 5, ihPlaCitr1.1, whole genome shotgun sequence genomic DNA includes:
- the LOC135848899 gene encoding uncharacterized protein LOC135848899; amino-acid sequence: MDNFEEYPFIFMNTPASLQILASTEVALMLWRDKFANSHHSYANLDSFLKPKFSCEEILVSQVPSRITAQIDEQIDAILEEMKNWIDFHSDRYLFDGDFREAFSKCIKHIVVDFSSSIDYKATAVNILNAREFSDVKNYKIACTFCLEDHVRQFWPLVANDKRIEVNHYDCDVWNLSYWNECMKFGKDLTNDAELVKRQMKVALRWEIKETGFDDVFESLPYHESVSRTISFLWYPKGLPAIRSLPLNRVQVEELFKEDTTAIFQVLLSNGNYFQYAYQMWILTKHIILENLSRFESVINILLLMAFHPHPRNGLIVNRWYQSNNLLLEIWSDIPNELKVHVSEVFLCEEFHYFWRLKPREFSSYYGRDMTFFVEFLTLNKSHNEYNERLWRDNWHKLALRTKPSCFEHLMRLCLSNNDDIEIFKNRFREFNDLFRLLMQEGFYSDLKDYLILCSKDVEQFQQLGEKVIGSNLDVVLLHDDDKFAKFDWFVDQLVFSNVKKDADDFKLQLISSFKGLQGLIITHHACGSPSDYFSTAVNRFIDANEEELNLVKLKLSAFCRCYPIDSEWKEYSWLEFVKWCITNGPQISVSRQSINIDVTFDIGIRCHLHRVGCDHLEFLDRLLKWYFANDEGKRNFKLDKIKNHQQFPLLSYRMTSDYDLLKWFFEGDNENLRTFCETICYCPHYCFMRNKLAR